From Terriglobales bacterium, the proteins below share one genomic window:
- a CDS encoding transposase: MPSGLRRYHYSGQSHFLTFSCYRREQRFDTAATYDLFLTCLENMRVNFGVCVYGYVVMPEHVHLLVSEPERQTLGDAMHYLKLSFTKRLREGRFWQDRGYDRNVRNAEEFAVKLGYIHNNPVKRGLVKAADDWKWSSFRHYAFRQVGVVEIESEWAARDRESSGAQRI, encoded by the coding sequence ATGCCCAGCGGATTGCGGCGATACCATTACTCCGGTCAATCGCACTTTCTTACTTTTAGTTGTTATCGCCGAGAGCAGCGATTCGATACCGCCGCGACTTACGACCTTTTCCTCACCTGTCTTGAGAATATGCGCGTTAACTTTGGCGTGTGTGTCTATGGCTATGTGGTGATGCCAGAGCACGTGCACCTTCTGGTCAGCGAACCGGAACGGCAAACGCTGGGCGACGCCATGCACTACCTGAAGTTGTCATTCACCAAGCGGCTGCGGGAAGGAAGGTTCTGGCAGGATCGCGGATACGACCGCAATGTGCGCAATGCCGAAGAGTTCGCGGTCAAGTTAGGATACATTCACAACAACCCGGTAAAGCGTGGATTGGTGAAGGCCGCGGACGATTGGAAGTGGAGCAGCTTCCGCCATTACGCGTTTCGACAAGTGGGAGTGGTGGAGATTGAATCGGAGTGGGCAGCGAGGGATCGGGAATCGTCCGGCGCGCAGAGAATC
- a CDS encoding zinc-dependent alcohol dehydrogenase family protein, whose product MLELPAKMRAAILHHQRPIDDSPLRLGDLPIPEPQASQIRVKVSCCGLCHTDLHTVEGDLPAHRLPIVPGHQVVGTVEKLGPGASRFHIGSRVGIPWLHRTDGTCDFCRRDLENLCPNAQFTGYDADGGYAEYTVVDEDFAYPIPPQFTDLNAAPLLCAGIIGYRSFRLSGAKAGDRLGLYGFGASAHIVIQFARHLGCEVLVFTRSEHHRHLARELGAAWTGRAEDTPPKPLDAAIIFAPAGSLVPEALRVTRKAGTVALAGITMSQIPAMNYDLLYHERVLRSVANSTRQDAREFLELAAKVPVKTEVETYELADINRALQDLKHSRIRGAGVVRVAE is encoded by the coding sequence TTGCTAGAATTACCGGCGAAAATGCGCGCTGCCATCCTCCACCATCAGCGACCCATCGACGACTCGCCACTCCGTCTTGGCGACCTGCCCATCCCCGAACCGCAAGCCTCCCAGATCCGCGTCAAGGTTTCCTGCTGCGGACTCTGCCACACCGACCTCCACACCGTCGAAGGCGACCTCCCGGCACACCGCCTGCCCATCGTCCCCGGACACCAGGTCGTCGGCACCGTCGAAAAGCTCGGCCCCGGCGCCTCCCGGTTCCATATCGGAAGCCGCGTCGGCATCCCCTGGCTCCACCGCACCGACGGCACCTGCGACTTCTGCCGCCGCGACCTCGAAAATCTCTGCCCCAACGCCCAGTTCACCGGATACGACGCCGACGGCGGCTACGCCGAATACACCGTCGTCGATGAAGATTTCGCCTACCCGATCCCGCCGCAGTTCACCGACCTGAACGCCGCTCCGCTGCTCTGCGCCGGAATCATCGGCTATCGCTCATTTCGCCTCAGCGGCGCAAAAGCCGGAGATCGCCTCGGACTTTACGGCTTCGGCGCTTCCGCGCACATCGTCATCCAGTTCGCGCGCCATCTCGGATGCGAAGTGCTGGTCTTCACGCGCAGCGAACACCATCGCCATCTCGCCCGCGAACTCGGAGCCGCCTGGACCGGCCGCGCCGAAGACACGCCTCCGAAACCGCTCGACGCCGCCATCATCTTCGCGCCCGCCGGATCGCTCGTCCCCGAAGCGCTTCGCGTCACCCGCAAAGCCGGAACGGTCGCGCTCGCCGGAATCACCATGAGCCAGATTCCCGCCATGAACTACGACCTGCTCTACCACGAGCGCGTGCTGCGCAGCGTCGCCAACAGCACCCGTCAGGACGCGCGCGAGTTCCTCGAGCTCGCCGCCAAAGTTCCAGTTAAGACCGAGGTCGAAACCTACGAACTCGCCGACATCAACCGAGCCCTCCAGGACCTGAAACACAGTCGCATCCGCGGAGCCGGAGTGGTAAGGGTTGCAGAATGA
- a CDS encoding anion transporter, producing the protein MHLPAELTDVRLIAGIVIFIASYVVFAFGKFPGMKIDRPGMAIIGAVLMVAFRVVRADDALKAVNFATIVLLFAMMVIVANLHLVGFFDRIAASVVARLGRAHLLPAVILSTGVLSAFFVNDIICLVMVPIVLKVTRRMGVPPLPYLLAVATASNIGSVATITGNPQNILIGSYSGISYIKFLAHLGPIAAVGLIINWAVLHWMFPLQPPAAVTADPINGVIKPPRELRLAKPAIIVAGVIAGFLFGLPPALVAAVGAAMVLITRTMEPRLIYDEVDWGLLAFFVGLFIIVAGAERVGIVAGMLDLADTWNLHNTLVFTIVTAIMSNIVSNVPAVMLLKSVVPGFPDPHSGWLLLAMASTLAGNLTVTGSIANIIVVERAREEVTITFKDYLRAGVPITVLTMSFGTLWLYLIP; encoded by the coding sequence ATGCATCTCCCTGCCGAACTCACCGACGTTCGCCTCATTGCCGGCATCGTTATCTTCATCGCCAGCTACGTAGTCTTCGCGTTCGGCAAGTTCCCAGGCATGAAGATCGACCGCCCCGGTATGGCGATCATCGGCGCCGTGCTGATGGTGGCCTTCCGCGTCGTCCGCGCCGACGACGCCCTCAAGGCCGTCAACTTCGCCACCATCGTTCTACTCTTCGCGATGATGGTGATCGTCGCCAATCTTCACCTCGTCGGCTTCTTCGATCGCATCGCCGCCTCCGTCGTCGCCCGTCTCGGACGCGCCCATCTTCTCCCGGCCGTCATCCTCAGCACCGGGGTGCTCTCGGCCTTCTTCGTCAACGACATCATCTGTCTTGTCATGGTGCCCATCGTGCTCAAGGTCACCCGCCGCATGGGCGTCCCACCGCTGCCTTACCTGCTGGCGGTGGCAACTGCGTCGAACATCGGCAGCGTCGCCACCATCACCGGCAATCCGCAGAACATCCTCATCGGATCCTATTCCGGCATCTCCTACATCAAGTTCCTTGCGCACCTCGGACCCATCGCCGCCGTCGGCCTCATCATCAATTGGGCAGTGCTCCACTGGATGTTCCCTCTGCAACCGCCTGCCGCTGTCACCGCCGATCCGATCAATGGCGTCATCAAACCGCCGCGCGAACTCCGCCTCGCCAAGCCCGCCATCATCGTCGCCGGCGTTATCGCCGGATTCCTCTTCGGACTCCCGCCCGCACTTGTCGCCGCCGTAGGCGCCGCCATGGTCCTCATCACGCGCACCATGGAACCGCGCCTCATCTACGACGAGGTCGACTGGGGACTGCTCGCCTTCTTCGTCGGACTCTTCATCATCGTCGCCGGAGCCGAGCGCGTCGGCATTGTCGCCGGCATGCTCGACCTCGCCGACACCTGGAACCTGCACAACACGCTGGTCTTCACCATCGTTACGGCCATCATGTCCAACATCGTCAGTAACGTTCCGGCCGTCATGCTGCTGAAGTCGGTCGTCCCCGGATTCCCCGACCCGCACAGCGGATGGCTCCTGCTCGCCATGGCCAGCACTCTCGCCGGAAACCTGACCGTCACCGGCTCCATCGCCAACATCATCGTCGTCGAACGCGCGCGCGAAGAAGTGACCATCACCTTCAAGGACTACCTCCGCGCCGGCGTGCCCATCACCGTGTTAACGATGTCGTTCGGAACACTGTGGCTGTATCTGATTCCTTGA
- a CDS encoding Gfo/Idh/MocA family oxidoreductase produces the protein MKKSGLDRRDFIKGVATSAAVMSALPHEALAMGNGNVVYEQGPPAEEPKNVPTRIKFAVAGINHPHIYGMIAAVKRGGGEFASFYVKEPDLAAEFAKRFPDVKQARSEDEILQDKSIQLVLSSGIPIDRAPLGIRVMKAGKDYMADKPGIITLEQLAEVRKVQAQTKRIYSIAYSERFDNKATVRAGELVKAGAIGKVVQTIGMGPHSIGLNPRPAWFFEKSQYGGILCDIGSHQADQFLFFTGSTQADVVASQVGNLHYSEKYPNFEDFGDTMLRGNNGTGYIRLDWFTPKGLSTWGDGRLFILGTDGYIEVRKNNDITKAPGGSHLYLVDQKETRYIDTSNQVLPYGPQVVDDVVNRTETAMTQAHCFLAMELMLKAQKNAQKLTFKA, from the coding sequence ATGAAGAAAAGCGGTTTAGACCGGCGCGATTTTATCAAGGGAGTTGCGACCTCCGCGGCTGTTATGTCGGCTTTGCCGCATGAGGCGCTGGCCATGGGGAACGGCAACGTGGTGTACGAGCAGGGACCACCGGCAGAGGAGCCGAAGAACGTTCCGACCCGCATCAAGTTTGCCGTAGCCGGGATTAATCACCCGCACATTTACGGCATGATCGCGGCGGTCAAGCGTGGCGGAGGCGAGTTCGCTTCTTTCTACGTGAAGGAACCGGACCTCGCGGCGGAGTTTGCGAAGCGCTTCCCGGATGTGAAGCAGGCGCGCAGTGAAGACGAGATCCTTCAGGACAAGTCGATTCAACTGGTGCTGAGCTCGGGGATTCCGATCGATCGCGCGCCGCTGGGCATTCGCGTGATGAAGGCCGGGAAAGACTACATGGCCGACAAGCCGGGCATCATCACGCTGGAGCAACTGGCGGAAGTCCGCAAGGTACAGGCGCAGACCAAGCGGATCTACTCGATCGCTTATAGCGAGCGTTTCGATAACAAGGCGACGGTCCGTGCGGGTGAGCTGGTGAAAGCCGGGGCGATCGGCAAAGTCGTGCAGACGATTGGCATGGGGCCGCACAGCATCGGGCTGAACCCACGTCCGGCGTGGTTCTTCGAGAAAAGCCAGTACGGCGGAATTCTGTGCGACATCGGCTCGCACCAGGCGGACCAGTTCCTGTTCTTCACGGGGTCAACCCAGGCGGACGTAGTGGCGTCGCAGGTGGGCAATCTTCATTATTCCGAGAAGTACCCGAACTTCGAGGACTTCGGCGACACCATGCTGCGGGGCAACAACGGTACCGGATACATCCGCCTCGACTGGTTCACGCCGAAAGGCCTGAGCACCTGGGGCGACGGACGGCTGTTCATCCTGGGAACCGATGGTTATATCGAGGTCCGCAAGAACAATGACATCACGAAGGCGCCGGGTGGAAGCCACCTATACCTGGTCGATCAGAAGGAGACGCGGTACATCGATACGTCGAACCAGGTCTTGCCGTATGGGCCGCAGGTGGTGGACGACGTGGTGAACCGCACGGAAACTGCCATGACGCAGGCACACTGCTTCCTGGCGATGGAACTCATGTTGAAGGCGCAGAAGAACGCGCAAAAGCTGACCTTTAAGGCCTGA
- a CDS encoding Gfo/Idh/MocA family oxidoreductase has translation MSEKRKSGVSRRDFMKTTGKGVVAASVIAGFPTIVPSTVFGKNSPSNQINVGAIGTGRISRIHDMPGVLKYEGARITAVCDLDSKRMEDAKVLVNSFYTKQTGKPYDGTKGYLNYRELLADKDVDAVLISTPDHWHALIGIDAVEAGKDVYMQKPASLTIAEGRMLSNAVHRTGRIFQIGSQQRSTEQFRRAAELVRNGRIGQVKSVQIGLPGDPSGEVEPEMPVPKNLNYDMWLGSTPEVYYTEKRVHPQVGYDRPGWLRCEQFGAGMITGWGSHHVDSAHWGMDTEYTGPIEIWGTAEFPKKGLWDVHGDFQTEAIYANGVHMTISGAFPNGIRFEGTDGWIFVSRGEEKATPSDPPSSVRGQKLAASDPKILTSVIGPDEIHLYVSREHHANWLDCVKSRQQPIAPVEIAHRSCSACLLHHMAMKSKRKLYWDPLRERFKNDDEANTWLSRPQRPQYAVKGA, from the coding sequence ATGTCAGAGAAGCGGAAGAGTGGAGTGTCGCGTCGTGATTTCATGAAGACGACAGGCAAGGGCGTCGTCGCAGCGTCGGTGATTGCCGGATTTCCGACGATTGTTCCGTCCACCGTTTTCGGCAAGAACTCTCCAAGCAATCAAATCAATGTAGGCGCCATTGGCACAGGGCGTATCTCGCGCATTCATGACATGCCAGGAGTTCTCAAGTATGAAGGCGCAAGAATCACTGCAGTCTGCGACCTCGACAGCAAGCGCATGGAAGACGCCAAGGTGCTGGTCAACAGCTTCTATACAAAGCAGACGGGCAAGCCTTACGACGGCACCAAAGGCTACCTGAATTATCGCGAACTACTGGCGGACAAAGACGTGGACGCAGTGCTCATCTCGACGCCTGACCACTGGCATGCGCTAATCGGGATCGATGCAGTCGAAGCCGGCAAAGACGTTTACATGCAAAAGCCCGCATCGCTGACGATTGCAGAAGGACGCATGCTCAGCAACGCCGTGCACCGGACTGGGCGGATATTCCAGATCGGAAGCCAGCAGCGGTCCACGGAGCAATTCCGCAGGGCGGCGGAACTGGTCCGCAACGGACGCATCGGACAAGTGAAGTCGGTGCAGATCGGTTTGCCGGGAGATCCGTCGGGCGAAGTCGAGCCGGAGATGCCGGTGCCGAAAAACCTGAACTACGACATGTGGTTGGGATCGACGCCCGAGGTGTACTACACCGAGAAGAGAGTCCATCCGCAGGTTGGGTACGATCGGCCGGGATGGCTGCGCTGCGAACAGTTCGGCGCGGGCATGATCACCGGGTGGGGATCGCACCACGTTGATTCGGCTCACTGGGGCATGGACACCGAATACACGGGCCCCATCGAAATCTGGGGCACGGCGGAATTTCCGAAGAAGGGCCTTTGGGATGTTCACGGAGACTTCCAGACGGAAGCCATTTACGCCAATGGCGTGCACATGACAATCAGCGGCGCGTTTCCCAATGGAATCCGTTTTGAGGGAACCGACGGCTGGATCTTCGTCTCTCGCGGTGAGGAGAAGGCGACGCCCAGCGATCCGCCGTCATCGGTGCGCGGGCAGAAACTGGCGGCAAGCGATCCCAAGATTCTCACTTCGGTGATCGGACCGGATGAGATCCACCTCTACGTGAGCCGGGAGCATCATGCGAACTGGCTGGACTGCGTGAAGTCGCGCCAGCAGCCAATCGCGCCGGTGGAGATTGCACACCGGTCGTGCTCGGCGTGCCTGCTGCATCATATGGCGATGAAGTCGAAGCGCAAGCTGTACTGGGATCCGTTGCGCGAGCGCTTCAAGAACGACGACGAGGCGAATACTTGGCTGTCGAGGCCGCAGCGTCCGCAGTACGCAGTGAAGGGAGCGTAA
- a CDS encoding cupin domain-containing protein yields the protein MKMITRRDLVVAAIAVFSTLGIVAVAQQEKKPVLHSSVFDWNTMVEKKTPVGSIRQISRNPTPTLQELEMHITTLNPGHDSHAPHHHPNEELVIIREGNVEVLNGGTWKKLGPGSIIFNASNEEHALKNIGTTPAVYHVINWTTAATPAKSDKPVVPPKQ from the coding sequence ATGAAGATGATTACGCGCAGGGACCTGGTCGTAGCGGCCATCGCCGTTTTCTCGACGCTGGGAATCGTTGCGGTTGCGCAACAGGAGAAGAAGCCGGTTCTGCACTCGTCGGTGTTCGACTGGAACACGATGGTGGAGAAGAAGACGCCGGTCGGTTCGATCCGCCAGATCAGCCGCAATCCAACTCCCACGCTTCAGGAGTTGGAGATGCACATTACTACGTTGAACCCGGGGCATGATTCTCACGCGCCACACCATCATCCGAATGAGGAGTTGGTGATCATACGCGAGGGCAACGTCGAAGTGCTCAACGGCGGGACGTGGAAGAAGCTGGGGCCGGGCTCGATCATCTTCAACGCGTCGAACGAAGAGCACGCGCTGAAGAACATTGGCACCACTCCGGCGGTGTATCACGTCATCAACTGGACGACCGCTGCGACACCGGCGAAATCAGACAAGCCGGTGGTTCCACCGAAGCAGTAG
- a CDS encoding Gfo/Idh/MocA family oxidoreductase: protein MSDFIEKYLTRRKFLGNMGKGLAATGVAGSLWNSSFAQDIKVPEPPGKKLGYAIVGLGRLSIFQLLPAFDQCEKSRLVAFVSGHPDKAQKLAKRYGVDPKNIYNYENYDKLKDNPDVDIIYVVLPNSMHKEYTIRGLQAGKHVLCEKPMANSVADCQAMVDAAKQVNRKLMIAYRVHYEPYNQEMARLARSKELGTLKVIEADTGFKIGDPTQWRLKKDMAGGGSLMDIGLYSLNGTRLVAGEEPTEINAMMYSTPGDPRFKEVEETVMFQLRFPSGLIANCSSSYGYSGQNRLRAVTDNGWFELEPSMQYTGLRMRVSRGNRLEEVTLRQVDHFAAEMDHMSDCVMNNKTPLTPGEEGLQDVKLMMAIYEAAKTSRTVKV from the coding sequence ATGTCCGACTTCATTGAAAAGTACCTGACTCGTCGTAAGTTCCTCGGCAACATGGGCAAGGGGCTGGCTGCCACCGGTGTCGCCGGCTCCCTCTGGAATTCTTCGTTCGCACAGGACATCAAGGTCCCCGAGCCTCCGGGTAAGAAATTGGGTTACGCCATCGTCGGACTCGGCCGCCTCTCCATCTTTCAGCTTCTGCCGGCCTTCGACCAGTGCGAGAAATCCCGTCTCGTCGCGTTCGTCAGCGGACATCCGGATAAGGCGCAGAAACTCGCGAAACGCTACGGTGTCGATCCGAAGAACATCTACAACTACGAGAACTACGACAAGCTCAAGGACAACCCCGACGTCGACATCATCTATGTGGTACTCCCCAACAGCATGCATAAGGAGTACACGATTCGCGGCTTGCAGGCCGGCAAGCACGTTCTCTGCGAAAAGCCGATGGCCAACTCCGTCGCCGATTGCCAGGCCATGGTCGATGCTGCCAAACAGGTCAATCGCAAACTGATGATCGCCTATCGCGTGCATTACGAACCTTACAACCAGGAGATGGCGCGTCTCGCCCGTTCGAAGGAACTCGGCACGCTCAAGGTCATCGAAGCCGACACCGGTTTCAAGATCGGCGATCCCACGCAGTGGCGCCTCAAAAAGGACATGGCAGGCGGCGGTTCGCTGATGGACATTGGGTTATACAGCCTCAACGGAACCCGGTTGGTCGCCGGCGAAGAACCCACCGAGATCAACGCCATGATGTACAGCACGCCCGGCGATCCGCGCTTCAAGGAAGTGGAAGAAACCGTCATGTTCCAGCTTCGCTTCCCCAGCGGACTGATCGCAAACTGCTCTTCAAGTTATGGCTACTCCGGGCAGAACCGCCTCCGCGCCGTTACCGACAATGGCTGGTTCGAACTCGAGCCTTCCATGCAGTACACCGGCCTGCGGATGAGGGTGAGCCGTGGCAATCGCCTTGAAGAAGTCACGCTGCGACAGGTGGACCACTTCGCCGCCGAGATGGACCACATGTCAGATTGCGTGATGAACAACAAGACTCCGCTCACGCCCGGTGAAGAGGGCCTGCAAGACGTGAAGCTGATGATGGCGATCTACGAGGCCGCGAAAACCAGCAGGACGGTAAAGGTTTAG
- a CDS encoding alcohol dehydrogenase catalytic domain-containing protein, protein MRAAELIAPHQFRLAEMTISDPGPGEIQVKVDSVGICGSDLHAYSDGAMGDLPNVYPMVLGHEPAGTIAKTGAGVTGLSAGDRGALEPALYCYHCEFCMRGQHNVCKNIRFLSSPGIPGFFREYVNLPAGNFLPIPKELSLDHATLVEPLAVVLHSMQFASIALGETVTVIGCGPIGLMTVASAKLAGAKRIFAVEPVGARRELARHFGADVALEPSDAAREILRETGGRGVDCAIDCAAREDTTNQALHVVRNAGRVVLTGIHSSKYVPIEGSTMRRKEITIFNVRRSNHESHAALELLQAKAEWFAPLVTHTRPIDRISDAFSIANDYSEGVGKMIVKP, encoded by the coding sequence CGCAGCAGAACTCATCGCCCCTCATCAATTCCGTCTCGCTGAAATGACAATTTCCGATCCCGGTCCGGGCGAAATCCAGGTCAAGGTAGATTCCGTCGGCATCTGCGGATCCGACCTGCACGCTTACTCGGACGGCGCCATGGGCGATCTTCCGAACGTTTACCCGATGGTCCTAGGACACGAGCCTGCCGGCACCATCGCGAAAACCGGCGCTGGCGTCACCGGCCTTTCTGCCGGAGATCGAGGCGCTCTCGAACCCGCACTCTACTGTTATCACTGCGAGTTCTGCATGCGCGGACAGCACAACGTATGCAAGAACATCCGCTTTCTCAGCAGCCCCGGAATCCCCGGCTTCTTTCGTGAATATGTCAATCTGCCCGCAGGCAATTTCCTTCCCATTCCCAAAGAACTCTCGCTCGACCATGCGACGCTAGTGGAACCCCTCGCCGTGGTTCTTCACTCCATGCAGTTCGCGTCCATCGCACTCGGCGAGACGGTTACAGTCATCGGCTGCGGCCCTATCGGTTTGATGACGGTTGCCTCTGCAAAACTCGCCGGCGCCAAGCGTATCTTCGCCGTCGAACCCGTTGGCGCACGCCGCGAACTTGCACGCCACTTCGGGGCCGACGTCGCACTGGAACCCAGCGACGCTGCCCGCGAGATTCTCCGCGAAACCGGAGGCCGTGGCGTCGATTGCGCCATCGACTGCGCCGCCCGCGAAGACACCACCAACCAGGCGCTACACGTCGTCCGCAACGCCGGACGCGTCGTGCTCACCGGCATTCACTCCAGCAAGTACGTTCCTATCGAAGGCTCCACCATGCGGCGGAAGGAGATCACCATCTTCAACGTTCGCCGCTCGAATCACGAATCTCACGCCGCTCTGGAACTTCTCCAGGCGAAGGCCGAATGGTTCGCTCCCCTCGTGACGCACACGCGCCCCATCGATCGCATCTCCGACGCCTTCTCCATCGCCAATGACTACTCGGAAGGCGTGGGCAAAATGATTGTGAAGCCCTAA